A portion of the Heptranchias perlo isolate sHepPer1 unplaced genomic scaffold, sHepPer1.hap1 HAP1_SCAFFOLD_64, whole genome shotgun sequence genome contains these proteins:
- the LOC137318017 gene encoding histone H1-like, which produces MTDTAAAETAPPAVAAARTNAPNKKKAVPRPTGPPLGEQILKIVADCKDRKGISLAALKKVLAAKGLDVEKHRSQIKLSIKRNVEKCSLVQIKGTGASGSFRVAKKETQAKVGKKVNKQVTKKSPGKKPANKKTAVKKLTAKKPAAKKSAVKKPVAKKSITKKAAKSPIKKKAAAKKPKTPKPVKAKKVEKARAKPKPKSAKPKKAAGKKK; this is translated from the coding sequence atgacagacactgcagccgccgaaacggctCCTCCTGCCGTCGCCGCCGCTCGAACCAATGCTCCGAAtaagaagaaggcggttccccgacccaccggtcccccgttgggcgaacagatcctcaagattgtggcggattgcaaggatcgcaaggggatatctCTGGCCGCGTTAAAGAAAGTTCTGGCtgccaaaggcctggatgtggagaagcaccgGTCCCAGAttaaattaagtatcaagagaaatgtggaaaaatgctccctggtgcagatcaagggcacgggcgcctcgggctccttcagagtcgctaagaaggaaacccaggcaaaagtgggaaagaaggtgaacaaacaagtgaccaagaaatctcccggaaagaaaccagcgaacaaaaaaacagccgtcaagaaattaacggccaagaaaccgGCCGCCAAGAAATCAGCGGTCAAGAAACCTGTTGCCAAGAAATCGATcacgaaaaaggcggcgaaatcaccaattaagaagaaagcggcggctaagaagcccaagacccccaagccGGTGAAGGCGAAGAAGGTAGAAAAAgcgagggccaagcccaagccgaagtcagcaaagcccaagaaagcagcgggcaaaaagaagtaa
- the LOC137318002 gene encoding histone H2A-like, protein MSGRGKTGGKARAKAKSRSSRAGLQFPVGRVHRHLRKGNYAERVGAGAPVHLAAVLEYLTAEILELAGNAARDNKKTRIIPRHLQLAIRNDEELNKLLGGVTIAQGGVLPNIQAVLLPKKTSNVSAKSK, encoded by the coding sequence atgtctggaagaggaaaaaccggcgggaaagctcgggccaaggccaagtctcgctcatcccgggccggactgcagttccctgtgggccgtgttcacaggcacctgcggaaggggaactatgctgaacgtgtgggtgccggagccccggtccatctggctgctgtgctcgagtatctgacggctgaaatcctcgagctggccggcaacgccgcccgcgacaacaagaagacccgcatcatccccagacacctgcagctggccatccgcaacgacgaggagctcaacaagctgctgggagggGTGACCATCGCCCAGggtggggtgctgcctaatatccaggccgtgctgctgccgaagaaaaccagcaatgtgagcgCCAAGAGCAAGTGA